The following coding sequences lie in one Stenotrophomonas rhizophila genomic window:
- a CDS encoding META and DUF4377 domain-containing protein, translating into MNRTRTLMLILPLALMAACSNPSTTAPAGTGSDDLAPAPTAAATTQAAAKLDVQRLQGNHWLLDSATDASGKRVDALFARADKPVTLDFNDGRLSVSNTCNRMGGGYTLADGTLTVSPMASTMMACTDKALMALDQAVGSRLEGALKAELAGQGQLTLRTAAGDVLVFTPEPTAETRYGGEGETVFLEVAAKTKPCSHPMIPDMQCLQTREVAFDDKGLKQGTPGAFENFYGTIEGYTHEDGVRNVVRVKRYKIANPPADASSLAYVLDMVVESETVKN; encoded by the coding sequence ATGAACCGCACCCGCACCCTGATGCTGATCCTGCCGCTGGCCCTGATGGCCGCCTGCAGCAACCCGTCCACCACCGCACCGGCCGGCACCGGCAGCGATGACCTCGCCCCCGCGCCGACGGCGGCCGCCACTACCCAGGCCGCCGCCAAGCTGGACGTGCAGCGCCTGCAGGGCAACCACTGGCTGCTGGACAGCGCCACCGATGCCAGCGGCAAGCGCGTGGACGCCCTGTTTGCCCGTGCCGACAAGCCGGTGACGCTGGACTTCAACGACGGCCGCCTGTCGGTCAGCAACACCTGCAACCGCATGGGCGGCGGCTATACGCTGGCCGACGGCACCCTCACCGTGTCGCCGATGGCCTCGACCATGATGGCCTGCACCGACAAGGCGCTGATGGCGCTGGACCAGGCCGTGGGCTCGCGACTGGAAGGCGCACTCAAGGCTGAACTGGCCGGCCAGGGCCAGCTGACCCTGCGCACCGCCGCCGGCGACGTGCTGGTCTTCACCCCCGAGCCGACTGCCGAAACCCGCTACGGCGGCGAAGGCGAGACGGTGTTCCTGGAAGTGGCCGCGAAGACCAAGCCGTGCTCGCACCCGATGATCCCGGACATGCAGTGCCTGCAGACCCGCGAAGTGGCCTTCGACGACAAGGGCCTCAAGCAGGGCACCCCGGGCGCGTTCGAGAACTTCTACGGCACCATCGAGGGTTACACCCACGAAGACGGCGTGCGCAACGTGGTGCGTGTGAAGCGCTACAAGATCGCCAACCCGCCGGCCGACGCCTCGTCGCTGGCGTACGTGCTGGACATGGTGGTCGAGTCGGAAACGGTCAAGAATTGA
- a CDS encoding YheT family hydrolase: MTAADYRPPRWLRNPHLQSMLSSSRMRMQRGLMLLAATGAMTEELILDGGQGVRLQGWHSHVEGREPIGMALLLHGWEGSAESSYMRMTAARMLEEGFDVVRLNFRDHGNTHHLNPGIFHSNRIDEVVQAAGDIAQRWPQLPLVAAGYSLGGNFVLRLALRAPSAGVPLRRVASVCPVLDPAITMESIENGPAMYDWYFRRKWAGSLRRKRDLFPELSDWDDRVLKLDIRALTAWLVEHHTDFGSLQAYFDGYSIAGDRLAGLAVPADILMAQDDPVIPFATFDGWRLPAHAHLEIAPWGGHCGFLENWRGDGFSERWVSQRLRAEAVR, encoded by the coding sequence TTGACCGCTGCCGACTACCGCCCGCCGCGTTGGCTGCGCAATCCGCACCTGCAGTCGATGCTCAGCTCCAGCCGCATGCGCATGCAGCGCGGCCTGATGCTGCTTGCCGCCACCGGGGCGATGACCGAAGAGCTGATCCTGGACGGCGGGCAAGGTGTGCGCCTGCAGGGCTGGCACAGCCACGTGGAAGGCCGCGAGCCGATCGGCATGGCGCTGCTGCTGCATGGCTGGGAAGGCAGTGCCGAGTCCAGCTACATGCGCATGACCGCCGCACGCATGCTGGAGGAAGGGTTCGATGTGGTGCGGCTGAATTTCCGCGACCACGGCAACACCCACCACCTCAACCCGGGCATCTTCCACTCCAACCGCATCGACGAAGTGGTCCAGGCCGCCGGCGACATCGCCCAGCGCTGGCCGCAGTTGCCGCTGGTCGCGGCCGGGTATTCGCTGGGCGGCAACTTCGTGCTGCGCCTGGCGCTGCGCGCGCCGTCGGCGGGGGTGCCGCTGCGCCGGGTGGCGTCGGTGTGCCCGGTGCTGGACCCGGCCATCACCATGGAGAGCATCGAGAACGGCCCGGCGATGTACGACTGGTATTTCCGGCGCAAATGGGCCGGCTCGCTGCGCCGCAAGCGCGACCTGTTCCCCGAGCTGAGCGACTGGGACGACCGGGTGCTCAAGCTGGACATCCGCGCCCTGACCGCCTGGCTGGTCGAGCATCACACCGATTTCGGCTCGCTGCAGGCGTATTTCGACGGGTACTCGATTGCCGGCGACCGGCTGGCCGGGCTGGCCGTGCCGGCCGACATCCTGATGGCCCAGGATGACCCGGTGATCCCGTTCGCCACCTTCGACGGCTGGCGCCTGCCGGCCCACGCCCACCTGGAAATCGCCCCGTGGGGCGGCCATTGCGGCTTCCTGGAGAACTGGCGCGGCGACGGTTTCTCCGAACGCTGGGTCTCCCAGCGGCTGCGCGCCGAAGCCGTGCGCTGA
- a CDS encoding YbhB/YbcL family Raf kinase inhibitor-like protein has protein sequence MRLSSTRLQNGQPIAAEFAAGDAAGFAPNRNPPLAWSEVPEGTRSFALLCVDPDVPTVSDTVGRQDCTVPRDQPRADFVHWAMADIPATLREIAAGSCSEGFTVKGKTAPAGPAGSRQGLNDFTGWFAGNPDMAGQYLGYDGPYPPFNDERVHRYFFRLFALDVAQLDLPTPFTAADVHRAMHGHVLAEAALHGTYTLNPALG, from the coding sequence ATGCGCCTGAGCAGCACCCGCCTTCAGAATGGCCAGCCGATCGCGGCGGAATTTGCCGCCGGTGACGCCGCTGGCTTCGCCCCCAACCGCAACCCACCGCTGGCCTGGAGCGAGGTGCCCGAGGGCACCCGTTCGTTCGCACTGCTGTGCGTCGACCCCGATGTGCCGACCGTATCGGACACGGTCGGCCGGCAGGACTGCACCGTGCCCCGCGACCAGCCGCGCGCCGACTTCGTGCACTGGGCCATGGCCGACATTCCGGCCACGTTGCGCGAGATCGCGGCCGGCAGCTGCAGCGAAGGCTTCACGGTCAAGGGCAAGACCGCGCCGGCCGGACCGGCCGGGTCGCGTCAGGGCCTGAATGACTTCACCGGCTGGTTTGCCGGCAACCCGGACATGGCCGGCCAGTACCTGGGTTACGACGGCCCGTACCCGCCGTTCAACGACGAACGCGTGCACCGGTATTTCTTCCGGCTGTTCGCGCTGGACGTGGCGCAGCTGGACCTGCCGACGCCGTTCACCGCCGCCGATGTGCACCGGGCGATGCACGGCCATGTGCTGGCCGAGGCCGCGTTGCACGGCACGTATACGTTGAATCCGGCGCTGGGTTGA
- a CDS encoding undecaprenyl-diphosphate phosphatase, with amino-acid sequence MSDLLSALLLGILEGLTEFLPISSTGHLLIAQHWLGARSDFFNIVIQAGAILAITLVFRQRLWTLATGLHERANRDYVMKLGTAFLVTAVVGLPVRLAGWELPETVTPVAWALIIGGIWMILVETYSARLPDRDEVTWKVAILVGLAQVVAGVFPGTSRSAAAIFIAMLFGLSRRAAATEFVFLVGIPTMFAASAYAFLEMAKDGKLGNENWTDVGVAFLAAAVTGFVVVKWLLGYIKSHKFTAFAFYRIALGAALLLWLPAGN; translated from the coding sequence ATGTCCGACCTGCTCTCTGCCCTGTTGTTGGGCATCCTCGAAGGCCTTACCGAATTCCTCCCGATCTCCAGCACCGGCCACCTGCTGATTGCCCAGCACTGGCTGGGCGCGCGCTCGGACTTCTTCAACATCGTGATCCAGGCCGGCGCGATCCTGGCCATCACCCTGGTGTTCCGCCAGCGGCTGTGGACGCTGGCCACCGGCCTGCACGAGCGCGCCAACCGCGACTACGTGATGAAGCTGGGCACCGCCTTCCTGGTCACCGCCGTGGTGGGCCTGCCGGTACGCCTGGCTGGCTGGGAGCTGCCCGAGACGGTCACCCCGGTGGCCTGGGCGCTGATCATCGGCGGTATCTGGATGATCCTGGTGGAAACCTACAGCGCGCGCCTGCCCGACCGCGACGAGGTGACCTGGAAGGTGGCCATTCTGGTCGGCCTGGCGCAGGTGGTGGCCGGGGTGTTCCCGGGCACCTCGCGTTCGGCGGCCGCGATCTTCATCGCGATGCTGTTTGGCCTGAGCCGGCGCGCGGCGGCCACCGAGTTCGTGTTCCTGGTGGGCATTCCCACCATGTTCGCCGCCAGTGCCTACGCGTTCCTGGAAATGGCCAAGGACGGCAAGCTCGGCAACGAGAACTGGACCGACGTGGGTGTGGCCTTCCTTGCCGCCGCCGTCACCGGCTTCGTCGTAGTGAAGTGGCTGCTGGGCTATATCAAGTCCCACAAGTTCACCGCGTTTGCGTTCTATCGCATCGCACTCGGCGCGGCACTGCTGCTGTGGTTGCCTGCTGGCAACTGA
- a CDS encoding lysophospholipid acyltransferase family protein produces MNSPTPASRGGVARVCRYLYRVPLLLVHLLLFLPMLLIAMLPPWGVMRVGNRPFEHVAVNAWSSGLMWIFGFRLHRIGTPLPGAVLFVANHVSWVDINMLHSQRMMGFVAKREIASWPVVGWLAARGQTIFHQRGSTESLGGVMQEMVVRLREGKAVGVFPEGRTRGGHEVGPFHARIFQAAVEAQVPVQPVALRYGWRGDAQTIVAFGPGESFFANFLRLLGEPARRAEVHFLAPIGTHDLEGRRRIAETSRTRILAAMNAE; encoded by the coding sequence ATGAATTCCCCCACCCCGGCCTCACGTGGCGGCGTGGCGCGTGTGTGCCGCTACCTGTACCGCGTACCGCTGCTGCTGGTCCACCTGTTGCTGTTCCTGCCGATGCTGCTGATCGCCATGCTGCCCCCGTGGGGCGTCATGCGCGTGGGCAACCGTCCGTTCGAGCACGTCGCGGTCAATGCATGGTCCAGCGGCCTGATGTGGATCTTCGGCTTCCGCCTGCACCGGATCGGTACGCCGCTGCCGGGTGCGGTGCTGTTCGTGGCCAATCACGTCAGCTGGGTCGACATCAACATGCTGCACAGCCAGCGCATGATGGGGTTCGTGGCCAAGCGCGAGATCGCCAGCTGGCCGGTGGTGGGCTGGTTGGCCGCCCGCGGCCAGACCATCTTCCACCAGCGCGGCAGCACCGAGTCGCTGGGCGGGGTGATGCAGGAAATGGTGGTACGCCTGCGCGAGGGCAAGGCCGTGGGCGTGTTCCCCGAGGGGCGCACCCGCGGCGGCCATGAAGTGGGCCCGTTCCACGCCCGCATCTTCCAGGCCGCGGTGGAAGCCCAGGTCCCGGTGCAGCCGGTGGCGCTGCGCTATGGCTGGCGCGGCGACGCCCAGACCATCGTGGCGTTCGGCCCGGGCGAGAGTTTCTTCGCCAATTTCCTGCGCCTGCTCGGTGAGCCGGCCCGCCGCGCCGAGGTGCATTTCCTCGCGCCCATTGGTACGCACGACCTGGAAGGCCGTCGCCGCATCGCTGAAACTTCGCGGACGCGCATCCTGGCGGCGATGAACGCCGAGTAG
- a CDS encoding phospholipase D family protein translates to MNPLLKIVLLALLLLVSGCASLSNAERERAAGIAVQARSTVVECSQPDRCALDSPLRGLGGKAFAASTEAAPQHYATIIDEGEVSLVARLNLIRSATRSIDLQTYIFDKDDSARLVLDELLGAARRGVKVRVLIDQLSAISDLEILGALASSHQNFELRVYNPTFGKARLNYFDYAGSVLCCFRRFNQRMHNKLLVIDDALGVVGGRNYQDDYYDWDSEYNFRDRDVLVAGPEVREMAANFDAFWRAPRSVPAERLNDVGGLLLKNGAPPMPPAEFRHPQRIARVSAEADDPAYVTRAFVDTALPVASVRYVADLPRKHRRERASQPANGQHVTEPQLDALISSAQTEVLLQTPYLVLSKPARKLFSDLRKRPQPPRIVVSSNSLAATDNPIVYALSYKYKRRNLRELGFNIYEYKPFPLDAPVDYRNLLPAPLGEAPPSDGKRSSLIGGSAAGSNARGSAGSGERRRSEPDADATASATPRQTTPGPAARRRTDGSVVERRVLRAETRPSFLGTKAVNKPLPVTRTGARMGLHAKSMVVDRRIGVIGTHNFDPRSENYNTEGAVIIDDPVFAEALAQSILRDIHPQNSWVVAPRTKPPVLSGLNYSVGKASEALPVLDFWPWRYATDYEFKPGPDCPAPLRRQHEDFHKCYVAVGDFPEVNVGPKWLLVRMLTAFGAGLVPIL, encoded by the coding sequence GTGAACCCATTGTTGAAGATCGTGCTGCTGGCACTGCTGTTGCTGGTCAGTGGCTGTGCCTCGCTGTCCAACGCCGAGCGTGAGCGTGCGGCCGGCATTGCCGTGCAGGCCCGTTCAACCGTGGTCGAGTGCAGCCAGCCGGACCGCTGCGCGCTCGATTCGCCGCTGCGTGGCCTGGGCGGCAAGGCGTTTGCCGCCTCCACCGAGGCCGCCCCGCAGCACTACGCCACCATCATCGATGAGGGCGAGGTGTCGCTGGTGGCGCGGCTGAACCTGATCCGCAGCGCCACCCGCAGCATCGACCTGCAGACCTACATCTTCGACAAGGACGACAGCGCCCGGCTGGTGCTGGACGAACTGCTGGGCGCGGCCCGGCGCGGGGTCAAGGTGCGGGTGCTGATCGACCAGCTCTCGGCGATCTCGGACCTGGAAATCCTCGGGGCGCTGGCCAGCAGCCACCAGAACTTCGAGCTGCGGGTGTACAACCCCACCTTCGGCAAGGCGCGGTTGAACTACTTCGACTACGCCGGCAGCGTGCTGTGCTGCTTCCGCCGCTTCAACCAGCGCATGCACAACAAGCTGCTGGTGATCGACGATGCGCTGGGCGTGGTGGGCGGCCGCAACTACCAGGACGACTATTACGACTGGGACAGCGAATACAACTTCCGCGACCGCGACGTCCTGGTGGCGGGCCCGGAAGTGCGCGAGATGGCGGCCAACTTCGACGCCTTCTGGCGCGCGCCGCGCAGCGTGCCGGCCGAACGCCTCAACGATGTCGGCGGCCTGCTGCTCAAGAACGGTGCGCCGCCGATGCCGCCGGCCGAGTTCCGCCACCCGCAGCGGATCGCGCGGGTCAGCGCCGAAGCCGACGACCCGGCGTATGTCACCCGGGCGTTTGTCGACACCGCGCTGCCGGTGGCATCGGTGCGCTACGTGGCCGACCTGCCGCGCAAGCACCGCCGCGAACGGGCCAGCCAACCGGCCAACGGCCAGCACGTCACCGAGCCGCAGCTGGACGCGTTGATTTCCAGCGCGCAGACCGAAGTGCTGCTGCAGACGCCCTACCTGGTGCTGTCCAAGCCCGCCCGCAAGCTGTTCTCCGACCTGCGCAAGCGCCCCCAGCCGCCGCGCATCGTGGTGTCGTCCAACAGCCTGGCGGCCACCGACAACCCGATCGTCTATGCGCTGTCCTACAAGTACAAGCGGCGCAACCTGCGCGAGCTGGGCTTCAACATCTACGAATACAAGCCGTTCCCGCTGGATGCCCCGGTGGATTACCGCAACCTGCTGCCGGCCCCGCTGGGCGAGGCGCCGCCGTCGGACGGCAAGCGCAGCAGCCTGATCGGCGGCAGCGCGGCGGGGAGCAACGCCCGCGGCAGTGCCGGCAGCGGCGAACGCCGACGCAGTGAGCCCGACGCCGACGCCACGGCCAGCGCCACCCCGCGCCAGACAACCCCCGGCCCGGCCGCGCGCCGCCGCACCGACGGCAGCGTGGTCGAACGCCGCGTGCTGCGCGCCGAAACCCGGCCGTCGTTCCTGGGCACCAAGGCGGTCAACAAGCCGCTGCCGGTCACCCGCACCGGTGCGCGCATGGGCCTGCATGCCAAGTCGATGGTGGTGGACCGCCGCATCGGCGTGATCGGCACGCACAACTTCGATCCGCGCAGCGAGAACTACAACACCGAAGGCGCGGTGATCATCGACGACCCGGTGTTTGCCGAAGCGCTGGCGCAGAGCATCCTGCGCGACATCCACCCGCAGAACTCGTGGGTGGTGGCGCCGCGCACCAAGCCGCCGGTGTTGTCCGGCTTGAACTACAGCGTCGGCAAGGCATCCGAAGCACTGCCCGTGCTGGATTTCTGGCCGTGGCGCTACGCCACCGATTACGAATTCAAGCCCGGCCCCGACTGCCCGGCGCCGCTGCGCCGGCAGCACGAGGATTTCCATAAGTGCTACGTGGCCGTCGGCGACTTCCCCGAGGTCAACGTCGGCCCGAAATGGCTGCTGGTACGCATGCTGACCGCCTTCGGCGCCGGCCTGGTGCCCATCCTGTAA
- a CDS encoding tetratricopeptide repeat protein, with translation MQDKILQALRRNAADDAVQLARQWTADEPEQPQAHRWLALSLQQQGQYDAALESLQQALALAPDNADLHLQHAGLLLALRQFDAAGSALDRTASLNPNELSAYLMQAHMALLRNDVDEAERITRTAARLDEDSPELAALNGMIALRRGEGDRALALLSAAARALPDDARVLYALGFAYMSKDMLAFAEQAFRRVIELNPAVTSLRALLVQLALRQGNSESAAATLRQVLAEPDGDTPATRRLAGELELQSGQPLQALEHLLPVLEQTPADRHTLQLLLMAWQRLGREQQARDTLDALLDTHTQLHDLWLARLSIEVVGAAEAVAVGERWLQAMPEHLPALETRMRLHDMAGEGEAAEAIARRIVALEPGRASGETRIVDGLLARDPQAAVAHVQAIHDSAPDAAKSTLRTWLGAVQDQAGQHADALRSWVGAHAAEAGQRLPLPPQAKAPLSWPEMGTIAEDAVARPMLVWGAPGSGVERVVAAIAAASNVLRGDRFGQNPPDDAFQSYHTLQNLSTGTLSPEQLVAQWREQLPSRGLADANVIDWLLWWDNALLWALRPQLPEGRLLVVLRDPRDMLLHWLAHGAPAPFAVNGIDEAAEWLARSLAQVATLHEQDLYPHALVNIDGIGNDPAVMAEHLGRLFGMRFPPAPTLGPARLPAGHWRQYREVMAAPFALLTPVAVRLGYPEE, from the coding sequence ATGCAAGACAAGATCCTCCAAGCCCTGCGCCGCAATGCGGCCGACGATGCCGTGCAGCTTGCGCGCCAGTGGACCGCCGACGAGCCGGAGCAGCCGCAGGCGCACCGCTGGCTGGCGCTGTCGCTGCAGCAGCAGGGCCAGTACGACGCCGCCCTGGAGAGCCTGCAGCAGGCCCTGGCGCTGGCGCCGGACAACGCCGACCTGCACCTGCAGCACGCTGGCCTGCTGTTGGCCCTGCGCCAGTTCGACGCGGCCGGGTCGGCGCTGGACCGCACCGCGTCGCTCAATCCCAACGAGCTTTCGGCCTACCTGATGCAGGCGCACATGGCGCTGCTCCGCAACGACGTGGACGAAGCCGAGCGCATCACCCGCACCGCCGCCCGTCTGGACGAGGACAGCCCCGAACTTGCGGCGTTGAACGGCATGATCGCGCTGCGCCGGGGCGAGGGCGACCGCGCGCTGGCCTTGCTGTCGGCCGCCGCACGTGCGCTGCCGGATGACGCGCGGGTGCTGTACGCGCTCGGGTTTGCCTACATGAGCAAGGACATGCTGGCCTTCGCCGAGCAGGCGTTCCGGCGCGTGATCGAGCTCAATCCGGCCGTGACCTCGCTGCGCGCGCTGCTGGTGCAGCTGGCGCTGCGCCAGGGCAACAGCGAATCGGCCGCGGCTACGCTGCGCCAGGTGCTGGCCGAGCCCGACGGCGACACCCCGGCCACGCGCCGCCTGGCCGGTGAGCTGGAACTGCAGTCCGGCCAGCCGCTGCAGGCGCTGGAGCACCTGTTGCCGGTGCTGGAACAGACGCCCGCCGATCGCCACACGCTGCAGCTGCTGCTGATGGCCTGGCAGCGCCTGGGCCGCGAACAGCAGGCCCGCGACACCCTGGACGCGCTGCTGGACACCCACACGCAGCTGCACGACCTGTGGCTGGCGCGGCTGTCCATCGAAGTGGTGGGTGCGGCCGAAGCGGTTGCCGTGGGCGAGCGCTGGCTGCAGGCCATGCCCGAGCACCTGCCGGCGCTGGAAACCCGCATGCGCCTGCACGACATGGCCGGCGAAGGCGAGGCGGCCGAGGCGATCGCACGCCGCATCGTGGCGCTTGAGCCGGGCCGCGCCAGCGGCGAGACCCGCATCGTGGACGGCCTGCTGGCACGCGACCCGCAGGCGGCGGTCGCCCATGTGCAGGCTATCCATGACAGCGCACCGGACGCGGCCAAGTCCACCCTGCGTACGTGGCTGGGCGCCGTCCAGGACCAGGCCGGGCAGCATGCCGACGCGCTGCGCAGTTGGGTTGGCGCGCACGCCGCAGAAGCCGGCCAGCGCCTGCCGCTGCCGCCGCAGGCCAAGGCGCCGCTGAGCTGGCCGGAGATGGGCACCATTGCCGAGGACGCCGTGGCCCGCCCGATGCTGGTCTGGGGTGCACCGGGGTCGGGCGTGGAGCGCGTGGTCGCGGCCATCGCCGCGGCCAGCAACGTGCTGCGTGGCGACCGTTTCGGCCAGAACCCGCCCGACGATGCCTTCCAGAGCTACCACACCCTGCAGAACCTCTCGACCGGCACGCTCAGCCCCGAGCAGCTGGTGGCCCAGTGGCGCGAACAGCTGCCCTCGCGCGGGCTGGCCGACGCCAATGTGATCGACTGGCTGCTGTGGTGGGACAACGCGCTGTTGTGGGCGCTGCGCCCGCAGCTGCCCGAAGGCCGCCTGCTGGTGGTACTGCGCGACCCGCGCGACATGCTGCTGCACTGGCTGGCGCATGGCGCACCGGCGCCGTTCGCGGTCAACGGCATCGACGAAGCCGCCGAGTGGCTGGCGCGTTCGTTGGCCCAGGTGGCCACCCTGCACGAGCAGGACCTGTACCCGCATGCGCTGGTCAACATCGATGGCATCGGCAACGACCCGGCCGTGATGGCCGAGCACCTTGGCCGTCTGTTCGGCATGCGCTTCCCGCCGGCGCCCACGCTGGGTCCGGCGCGCCTGCCTGCCGGCCACTGGCGCCAGTATCGCGAGGTGATGGCCGCGCCGTTTGCGCTGCTGACGCCGGTCGCGGTGCGCCTTGGTTACCCGGAAGAATGA
- the glnA gene encoding type I glutamate--ammonia ligase — MSVENVEKLIKDNQIEFIDLRFVDMRGIEQHVTFPVSIVEPSLFEEGKMFDGSSIAGWKGINESDMVLLPDPASAYIDPFYADPTLVISCDILDPATMQPYGRCPRGIAKRAEAYLKSSGIAEQAFFGPEPEFFIFDSVRFANDMGHTFFKIDSEEAAWSTGDKYDGANSGYRPAVKGGYFPVPPTDSLHDLRAEMCKTLEQVGIEVEVQHHEVATAGQCEIGTKFSTLVQKADELLRMKHVIKNVAHRNGKTATFMPKPIVGDNGSGMHVHQSLSKGGTNLFSGDGYGGLSQMALWYIGGIFKHAKAINAFANSGTNSYKRLVPGFEAPVMLAYSARNRSASCRIPWVSNPKARRIEMRFPDPIQSGYLTFTVLMMAGLDGIRNQIDPGAPSDKDLYDLPPEEEKLIPQVCSSLDQALEALDKDREFLKAGGVMSDDFIDGYIALKMQEVTRFRAATHPLEYQMYYAN; from the coding sequence ATGTCCGTGGAAAACGTTGAGAAGCTGATCAAGGACAACCAGATCGAGTTCATCGACCTGCGTTTCGTCGACATGCGCGGTATCGAACAGCACGTCACCTTCCCGGTGAGCATCGTCGAGCCGTCGCTGTTTGAAGAAGGCAAGATGTTCGATGGCAGCTCGATCGCCGGCTGGAAAGGCATCAACGAATCGGACATGGTCCTGCTCCCGGACCCGGCCAGCGCCTACATCGACCCGTTCTACGCCGACCCGACCCTGGTGATCAGCTGCGACATCCTCGACCCGGCCACCATGCAGCCGTACGGCCGCTGCCCGCGCGGCATCGCCAAGCGCGCCGAGGCCTACCTGAAGTCCTCCGGCATCGCCGAGCAGGCCTTCTTCGGCCCGGAGCCGGAGTTCTTCATCTTCGACTCGGTCCGCTTCGCCAACGACATGGGCCACACCTTCTTCAAGATCGATTCCGAAGAAGCCGCGTGGAGCACCGGTGACAAGTACGACGGCGCCAACAGCGGCTACCGTCCGGCGGTGAAGGGCGGTTACTTCCCCGTGCCGCCGACCGACTCGCTGCACGACCTGCGCGCTGAAATGTGCAAGACCCTGGAACAGGTCGGCATCGAAGTGGAAGTGCAGCACCACGAAGTGGCCACCGCGGGCCAGTGCGAGATCGGCACGAAGTTCAGCACCCTGGTGCAGAAGGCCGACGAACTGCTGCGCATGAAGCACGTCATCAAGAACGTCGCCCACCGCAACGGCAAGACCGCCACCTTCATGCCCAAGCCGATCGTCGGTGACAACGGCAGCGGCATGCACGTGCACCAGTCGCTGTCCAAGGGCGGCACCAACCTGTTCTCCGGCGACGGCTACGGCGGCCTGAGCCAGATGGCGCTGTGGTACATCGGCGGCATCTTCAAGCACGCCAAGGCCATCAACGCCTTCGCCAACTCCGGCACCAACAGCTACAAGCGCCTGGTTCCGGGCTTCGAAGCCCCGGTGATGCTGGCCTACTCGGCCCGCAACCGCTCGGCATCGTGCCGCATTCCGTGGGTGTCCAACCCGAAGGCGCGCCGCATAGAAATGCGCTTCCCCGATCCGATCCAGTCCGGCTACCTGACCTTCACCGTGCTGATGATGGCCGGCCTGGACGGCATCCGGAACCAGATCGACCCGGGCGCACCGAGCGACAAGGACCTGTACGACCTGCCGCCGGAAGAAGAGAAGCTGATCCCGCAGGTCTGCTCCTCGCTGGACCAGGCCCTGGAAGCGCTGGACAAGGACCGCGAGTTCCTGAAGGCCGGCGGCGTGATGAGCGACGACTTCATCGACGGCTACATCGCGCTGAAGATGCAGGAAGTGACCCGCTTCCGCGCCGCCACGCACCCGCTCGAGTACCAGATGTACTACGCCAACTGA
- a CDS encoding hotdog fold thioesterase — MSQVFREAVSIEALNALSRNTLIDHLGIVFTAAGEDWISATMPVDARTRQPYGILHGGASVVLAETLGSSAGNLCVDTTQHVCVGLEINANHIRAMRGGVVTGTARAVHVGRSTHVWDIRIEDEGGRLVCTSRLTLAVVPAVAPV; from the coding sequence ATGTCCCAGGTATTCCGCGAGGCGGTGTCGATCGAGGCACTCAACGCACTCAGCCGCAACACCCTCATCGACCACCTGGGCATCGTCTTCACCGCCGCCGGTGAGGACTGGATCAGCGCCACCATGCCGGTGGATGCGCGCACCCGCCAGCCGTACGGCATCCTGCACGGCGGCGCCTCGGTGGTGCTGGCCGAAACGCTCGGCAGCAGCGCCGGCAATCTGTGCGTGGACACCACCCAGCACGTGTGCGTGGGCCTGGAGATCAACGCCAACCACATCCGCGCCATGCGCGGCGGCGTGGTCACCGGCACCGCGCGTGCGGTGCACGTCGGCCGCAGTACCCATGTGTGGGACATCCGCATCGAAGACGAGGGTGGCCGCCTGGTGTGCACCTCACGGCTGACGTTGGCTGTGGTTCCGGCGGTCGCCCCGGTCTGA
- a CDS encoding YceI family protein, with protein MAVVRVLLGCLLALAAEAACAEPPAPAPRQVLEFDTARSRFGFEIRTRLGQRIEGVFPRFEGRIEVLSDGRHQVHLRMFTRYVEIPGKTRYTGWMRGEEFFDSARYPVVEFDSVPYWPEVVDKGGGVEGRLILRGVSHPETLRVEPAECPRAGYDCDVVSRGNVQRGRYGMDSWQLALSDRVTFVLRARLSEAPKP; from the coding sequence ATGGCGGTAGTGCGCGTGTTGTTGGGCTGCCTGCTGGCACTGGCAGCCGAAGCGGCCTGCGCTGAACCACCGGCGCCTGCCCCGCGCCAGGTGCTGGAGTTCGATACCGCGCGCTCGCGCTTCGGTTTCGAGATCCGCACCCGGCTGGGGCAGCGCATCGAAGGGGTGTTCCCGCGTTTCGAGGGGCGTATCGAGGTGCTGTCCGACGGGCGTCACCAGGTGCACCTGCGGATGTTCACCCGCTACGTGGAAATCCCCGGCAAGACCCGCTACACCGGCTGGATGCGCGGCGAAGAGTTCTTCGATTCGGCGCGCTATCCGGTGGTCGAGTTCGACTCGGTGCCCTACTGGCCCGAGGTCGTGGACAAGGGCGGCGGGGTGGAGGGCAGGCTGATCCTGCGCGGGGTAAGCCACCCGGAGACCCTGCGGGTCGAACCGGCGGAGTGCCCCCGGGCCGGGTATGATTGCGACGTGGTCAGCCGCGGCAATGTGCAGCGAGGCCGGTATGGAATGGACAGCTGGCAGCTAGCCTTGAGTGATCGAGTGACCTTCGTATTGCGAGCGCGTCTGAGCGAGGCGCCGAAACCGTGA